The sequence below is a genomic window from Iodobacter fluviatilis.
TAAAACAATTGATATGATCAGGCAGAAAATACAATTAGCAGAACAGCGCGGCCAGCAAAGGGCCAAAACCACGCAAGAAATTGCTCGGATGGATGCGGAGCTTAAACAAACATTAAAGCAATAAAGCCGAAAACAGGCTGAGAATGACAAGGAAATAAAAGACCCCGCTGCAAAACAGCGGGGTCTTTTATTTAAAACGAATGACTAAAAAATACTAAAGTCATTAACACAAATAATGGTAATAAAATGGCGCAAGACCAGGCCATATAACCAAAGAAACTTGGCATTTTAATACCACGGTCTTCAGCAACGGCTTTCACCATAAAATTAGGCGCATTACCGATATAGCTCAGTGCCCCCATAAATACCGAGCCTGCAGAAATAGCCAGCAGCGTGGATGCCATTGGCCCCATCATTTGCACAGCATCGCCATGAGCCAGATTAAAGAACACCAGATAAGTCGGGGCATTATCCAGAAAGGCGGATAACAAACCCGTCATCCAAAAATACATATAATCAACTGGGCCACCGCTGGCATTGCTCACGGTATTAACCAGAGGCGCTAAATGCCCTGCCTCGCCTGCACGCAAGATGGCAATGGCCGGGGCCATAACAATAAAGATACCAGCAAATAACTTTGCCACTTCTAAAATAGGGCCCCAGTTAAAATCATTGCCTGCCCGTACGGGCTTAGGTGTAAATTTCAAAGAAACCAGTGCCAATGCCAGCAAAATAAGATCCCGCATTAAATCCTGAATCGCCAGCTCTGTGCCTGCAATATGCCAGCTAATACCAGGTTTCCACACTCCTGACATCACGACAGCAGCCACGACGGCGGCAATCAGAAAGAAATTGAATTTTCCATGGATTTTAATCGGCTTATCTTTGGTTTTATCAATATCCAATACGCCTTCTTTTTTGAAATAATAACTATCAATAAAATAAAACGCAGTGAGCAATACAGCCGCAGCAAAAGCGACTAAAGGCAACATATGGCTGAAGGTCCAGAAAAAATCCACACCTTTTAAAAAACCAAGAAATAAAGGCGGATCACCCAGAGGGGTTAAACCACCACCGATATTAGCCACCAGGAAAATAAAAAACACCACCACATGCACATTATGCTTGCGGTTGTCATTCGCCTTAATCAAAGGGCGAATCAGCAGCATGGCAGCGCCTGTTGTTCCCATAATCGAAGCCAGTACCGTGCCTAATGC
It includes:
- a CDS encoding sodium:proton antiporter; its protein translation is MKKHLFLLALSLIPGFALAADFDGATLSLAWALPFVGILLSIALFPLFAPHFWHCHFGKVAAFWAACFLLPFTMVFGVPASLGVIAHAMIEEYIPFILILFALYTISGGILVWGNLHGSPKLNTGLLALGTVLASIMGTTGAAMLLIRPLIKANDNRKHNVHVVVFFIFLVANIGGGLTPLGDPPLFLGFLKGVDFFWTFSHMLPLVAFAAAVLLTAFYFIDSYYFKKEGVLDIDKTKDKPIKIHGKFNFFLIAAVVAAVVMSGVWKPGISWHIAGTELAIQDLMRDLILLALALVSLKFTPKPVRAGNDFNWGPILEVAKLFAGIFIVMAPAIAILRAGEAGHLAPLVNTVSNASGGPVDYMYFWMTGLLSAFLDNAPTYLVFFNLAHGDAVQMMGPMASTLLAISAGSVFMGALSYIGNAPNFMVKAVAEDRGIKMPSFFGYMAWSCAILLPLFVLMTLVFFSHSF